Proteins from one Fragaria vesca subsp. vesca linkage group LG6, FraVesHawaii_1.0, whole genome shotgun sequence genomic window:
- the LOC101304393 gene encoding uncharacterized protein LOC101304393 — protein MGDLRACSPEPNGAVLEDRPTSSSSSSLPSSSSSLLSVSTAEYWRRAEAATQGVIAQVQPTDVSERRRRAVIDYVQRLIRGFLGCEVFPFGSVPLKTYLPDGDIDLTAFGGLNIDEVLANDVCAVLEREDQNMAAEFMVKDVQLIRAEVKLVKCLVQNIVVDISFNQLGGLCTLCFLEQVDRLIGKDHLFKRSIILIKAWCYYESRILGAHHGLISTYGLETLVLFIFHLFHASLNGPLAVLYKFLDYFSKFDWDNYCISLNGPVRISSLPELLTEMPDNGGGDLLLSNEFLRSCVDRFSVPSRGYETNYRTFQPKHLNIVDPLKENNNLGRSVSKGNFYRIRSAFTYGARKLGRILSQPEENIDDEFRKFFSNTLDRHGSGQRPDVQDPIPFSGFDGFGSALGPELQEDNTVYESESAYSTGMVGNSGSNHDGSWDGGVTNTKRPDQVMNGPPKSDTEVVSPAMFPETEDSSNRIAVSECRLVGDAKDLATSRFHDLKISNDAQEPSPSRGEMSLSSLDKKQLAPHLCFSHSSVGNGNISNGDEDHEQPESFGSAENGVGSLNENQSACNLELMAPVGQKHQLSHLHSIVGSSEDFYPSYSGYRMPISITGNPETSNPLSDLSGDYDSHLNSLRYGRSCYEYELIAVHNPMPPSMPSQYQRSKSWDVSRQSVQLRQNAFLPMSPNGVVPRQAFYHMNQPMLPNGAGFGMEEMQKPRGTGTYFPNTNHYRDRPMTTRGRNQAPVRSPRNNGYAMIPSPENNFPDRNSHDLSQAQMPLQKGGGKFGFPDSPTSSPRTKAYPNANGSIHPYDRVTEFGPVEHVPLEAPPSGRQTNSGSSSSQNSSVGQASTNSELSTDQDRISVKSYHLKDEEDFPPLSA, from the exons ATGGGCGATCTTAGGGCTTGCTCGCCTGAGCCAAACGGCGCCGTTTTGGAGGACAGGCCGACCTCGTCTTCGTCGTCGTCGCTACCGTCGTCTTCTTCGTCGTTGCTTTCAGTTTCGACCGCCGAGTACTGGCGGCGAGCGGAGGCGGCGACGCAGGGGGTTATAGCTCAGGTCCAGCCCACTGACGTGTCTGAACGGAGAAGGCGAGCCGTCATTGATTACGTCCAGCGGCTCATTCGAGGCTTTCTTGGCTGTGAG GTGTTCCCGTTTGGATCAGTGCCTCTGAAGACGTATCTGCCTGATGGGGATATTGATCTGACTGCTTTTGGTGGTCTCAATATCGACGAGGTACTGGCGAATGATGTATGTGCTGTTCTTGAGAGGGAAGATCAGAATATGGCTGCTGAGTTTATGGTGAAGGACGTGCAGTTGATTCGAGCAGAG GTTAAGCTTGTAAAGTGCCTAGTGCAGAATATTGTGGTTGATATATCCTTCAATCAGCTAGGAGGGTTATGTACGTTATGCTTTCTTGAGCAG GTTGATCGGCTCATTGGCAAAGATCATCTCTTTAAACGTAGTATCATACTGATTAAGGCTTGGTGCTATTATGAGAGTCGAATTCTTGGTGCCCATCACGGTTTGATATCTACATATGGTTTGGAGACCTTAGTTCTTTTTATCTTCCATCTATTCCATGCATCTTTGAATGGTCCTCTAGCG GTCCTGTATAAATTCTTGGACTACTTCAGTAAATTTGATTGGGACAACTATTGTATCAGCTTGAATGGTCCAGTTCGCATATCCTCACTTCCTGAACTCTTGA CTGAGATGCCAGATAATGGTGGGGGTGATCTATTGCTCAGTAACGAATTTCTCAGGAGTTGTGTGGATAGGTTCTCAGTTCCTTCAAGGGGATATGAGACAAATTATAGAACATTCCAGCCAAAGCATCTTAATATAGTTGATCCCCTAAAAGAAAATAACAACCTTGGCAGAAGTGTGAGTAAAG GAAACTTTTATCGAATAAGGAGTGCTTTCACATATGGTGCTCGTAAACTAGGGCGCATCCTTTCACAGCCAGAAGAAAACATAGATGATGAGTTTAGAAAGTTCTTCTCAAACACATTGGACAGGCATGGAAGTGGACAGAGGCCAGATGTCCAGGATCCTATTCCATTTTCAGGATTTGATGGGTTTGGTTCTGCATTGGGTCCAGAGTTGCAAGAAGATAACACAGTTTATGAATCTGAATCTGCATATTCAACTGGCATGGTTGGCAATTCTGGGTCAAATCATGATGGATCTTGGGATGGTGGAGTTACAAACACTAAAAGACCCGATCAAGTTATGAATGGTCCACCCAAAAGTGATACAGAGGTAGTATCCCCAGCAATGTTTCCGGAAACTGAGGATTCTTCAAACAGAATTGCTGTTTCAGAGTGCCGCCTAGTCGGGGATGCAAAAGACCTAGCTACCTCCAGATTTCATGACCTTAAAATTTCAAATGATGCTCAGGAACCGTCCCCGTCCAGAGGTGAGATGAGTTTGTCTTCTTTGGATAAAAAACAACTTGCACCTCATCTCTGTTTCTCTCACTCGTCAGTGGGAAATGGGAACATTAGTAATGGAGATGAAGACCATGAACAGCCAGAAAGCTTTGGATCAGCTGAGAATGGGGTTGGTAGCCTGAATGAGAATCAATCAGCTTGTAATCTGGAGCTTATGGCTCCAGTTGGACAAAAGCACCAACTTTCACACTTGCATTCAATTGTGGGTTCCTCTGAAGACTTTTATCCTAGTTATTCTGGTTATCGGATGCCAATTAGCATAACTGGAAATCCTGAAACTTCTAACCCTTTGTCTGATCTCAGTGGGGATTACGATAGTCACTTAAATAGTCTACGTTATGGCCGTTCATGCTATGAGTATGAGCTCATTGCAGTCCATAATCCCATGCCACCTTCAATGCCCTCACAGTACCAGAGAAGCAAGTCTTGGGATGTAAGTCGACAGTCTGTGCAGCTCAGACAGAATGCATTTTTGCCAATGAGTCCCAATGGTGTTGTCCCTAGACAAGCATTCTACCATATGAACCAACCAATGCTGCCTAATGGTGCTGGGTTTGGTATGGAGGAGATGCAAAAACCACGAGGAACTGGAACATACTTTCCCAATACG AACCATTACAGAGATAGGCCCATGACAACAAGGGGAAGAAATCAAGCACCTGTGAGGTCTCCTCGTAACAATGGCTATGCCATGATACCATCTCCAGAGAATAATTTTCCTGACAGAAACAGTCATGATCTATCACAAGCCCAAATGCCTCTTCAAAAAGGTGGGGGAAAGTTTGGTTTCCCAGATAGCCCCACCAGCTCCCCTCGAACGAAAGCATACCCCAATGCCAATGGCTCAATACATCCTTATGATCGAGTTACAGAATTTGGGCCAGTTGAGCATGTGCCATTAGAGGCGCCTCCCAGTGGCAGGCAAACAAACTCGGGTTCATCATCTAGTCAAAATTCCAGTGTTGGCCAAGCCTCGACAAACTCGGAATTGAGTACAGATCAAGATAG GATTTCTGTGAAGTCATACCATTTGAAAGATGAAGAGGATTTCCCACCGTTGTCAGCCTGA
- the LOC101307025 gene encoding probable serine/threonine-protein kinase WNK5-like, with amino-acid sequence MNNKTRIGRCTVGAKQQPEYVETDPSGRYGRFREMLGKGAMKTVYKAFDEVLGMEVAWNQVKLNNVFGSPEELQRLYSEVHLLKNLNHDSIIHYYTSWIDIDRRTFNFITEMFTSGTLREYRQKYQRVSIGAVKNWARQILRGLAYLHTLDPPVIHRDLKCDNVFVNGHLGQVKIGDLGLAAILSGSKHAHSVIGTPEFMAPELYDEEYNELVDIYAFGMCVLEMLTSEYPYSECSNPAQIYKKVTSGKLPKAYYKIEDLEAQRFVGKCLVDVSERLPAHELLLDPFLASDDEEPKPMPISRSIPLQKIVPDESAEVVKEPILALGSNTKRTTKMIITGSRNPEDDAIYLKVRISDNQDGHARNIYFPFDIVNDTAMAVAVEMVKELEINDWEPSEIAVMIEKEISSLVPSYDNWSSPQDYHSDQHCYSYEDDDDCDGDVVRHPFHSFSSCSSSQSSLPVFGFPSLVQCHSAKNMTKDQDWFHGDLFTNDDASSQSSLNSCNYSNMNYYSGNEDEPSSCFGKTHKSTRFCPSDSTTTNHYKRCDPQVDNGRAYHELNHHPHKHHHNQGKLPRIRSLVDVRSQLLHRSLVEEITKRRLCNTVGAVENIGFQAPGNIS; translated from the exons ATGAACAACAAGACCAGGATAGGAAGGTGCACTGTTGGAGCAAAGCAGCAGCCTGAATACGTCGAAACAGATCCATCTGGCCGCTATGGACGT TTCAGGGAAATGCTTGGCAAAGGAGCCATGAAGACAGTTTACAAGGCATTTGATGAGGTCCTCGGAATGGAGGTGGCTTGGAACCAAGTCAAGCTTAACAATGTCTTCGGTTCACCAGAAGAACTTCAGAGGCTCTACTCAGAAGTCCACCTCCTCAAGAACCTCAATCATGACTCCATCATTCATTACTACACTTCTTGGATTGATATCGATCGAAGAACCTTCAACTTCATCACTGAGATGTTCACCTCTGGCACCCTCAGAGA GTACAGGCAAAAGTACCAACGAGTGAGTATTGGAGCTGTGAAAAACTGGGCACGCCAAATCTTGCGTGGTCTGGCCTATCTACACACACTTGATCCACCTGTTATTCACAGAGACCTCAAGTGTGACAACGTCTTTGTTAATGGTCATCTTGGACAAGTCAAGATTGGTGATTTGGGTTTAGCAGCTATTCTCAGTGGCTCGAAACATGCACATAGTGTCATAG GTACACCAGAATTTATGGCACCTGAGTTATACGATGAGGAATACAACGAGCTTGTAGACATATATGCCTTCGGCATGTGTGTGCTAGAGATGCTTACTTCAGAATATCCGTATAGCGAGTGCTCTAATCCTGCTCAAATTTACAAGAAAGTCACTTCA GGCAAACTACCAAAGGCATATTACAAGATTGAAGATTTGGAGGCGCAGAGATTCGTAGGGAAGTGTTTGGTGGATGTCTCGGAAAGGTTGCCAGCGCATGAGCTCTTGCTCGATCCATTTCTAGCATCTGATGATGAAGAGCCTAAGCCGATGCCCATCTCCAGATCAATCCCACTTCAAAAGATAGTCCCTGATGAAAGTGCTGAAGTGGTGAAAGAGCCAATCTTGGCTTTGGGGTCTAATACAAAAAGAACTACAAAGATGATCATTACCGGGTCCAGAAATCCTGAGGATGATGCTATCTATCTCAAAGTTAGGATTTCTGACAACCAAGATG GTCATGCTAGGAACATATACTTCCCCTTTGACATTGTGAACGACACCGCAATGGCTGTAGCAGTGGAGATGGTGAAAGAATTGGAAATTAATGACTGGGAACCATCCGAGATTGCTGTGATGATAGAAAAGGAGATATCTTCTTTAGTTCCAAGTTATGACAATTGGTCTTCTCCCCAAGATTATCATTCTGATCAGCACTGCTATAGCTATGAAGATGATGATGATTGTGATGGTGATGTTGTCCGCCATCCTTTCCACTCTTTCTCTTCATGTTCTTCCTCCCAAAGTTCTCTGCCAGTTTTCGGCTTCCCCAGCCTGGTCCAATGTCATAGTGCGAAGAACATGACTAAGGACCAAGATTGGTTTCATG GTGATCTGTTTACTAATGATGATGCAAGTTCTCAAAGTTCTTTGAACTCGTGCAACTACTCCAACATGAATTACTATTCAGGCAATGAAGATGAACCCTCCTCCTGCTTTGGAAAGACTCACAAATCTACAAGGTTTTGTCCTTCGGATAGCACGACTACGAATCATTACAAACGTTGTGATCCACAGGTAGACAATGGGAGAGCTTATCATGAACTGAACCATCATCCTCATAAGCATCACCATAATCAGGGGAAATTACCAAGGATTCGGTCACTTGTTGACGTCCGCAGCCAATTGTTGCACCGGTCACTGGTGGAGGAGATAACCAAGAGGCGGTTGTGCAATACCGTTGGAGCTGTTGAGAACATTGGCTTTCAAGCACCAGGAAATATTAGCTGA
- the LOC101300269 gene encoding uncharacterized protein LOC101300269, translating into MAVMHHRSQLETAAPPPSPIPTAKGSRSAASETFTQFLDNCLKIPELIALPPSRLPSINSRQIADVDFRSLSADSIASLLVSAKQFSAFRIIGHGITADELSSVVQEAESVFGNADHQSGGFIESVGSREVFAWVRDQKIKSDLRYDNFCNNMGKVASKIEAIAEQVSQIFYKNPNVEFVRRSEEKDWGFRLYRYNHDQDDTKEHNHSSSRNEIDCVDDRECDDHGLCIHLPLEHFQFYIQSERGPLTFDAGPEMLVVTIGKQLEGFKCVSGEMICVPDTGRSQASFSLQLKVPFSSNFRKSSKTISIVDQVFIAVFLCLLYKVVVFLYTFTTT; encoded by the exons ATGGCTGTCATGCATCACCGCAGCCAATTAGAGACGGCGGCGCCACCCCCATCTCCGATCCCAACCGCCAAGGGCTCCCGCTCCGCAGCCTCCGAAACCTTCACGCAATTCCTCGACAACTGCCTCAAGATCCCCGAGCTCATCGCATTGCCGCCTTCCCGCCTTCCCAGCATAAACTCACGTCAAATCGCTGACGTCGACTTCCGATCCCTCTCCGCCGACTCCATCGCCAGCCTCCTCGTCTCGGCCAAGCAATTCAGCGCGTTTCGAATCATCGGTCATGGAATAACGGCGGATGAGCTGAGTTCTGTGGTTCAAGAAGCCGAATCGGTTTTCGGAAATGCAGATCATCAATCGGGAGGTTTTATTGAGAGCGTTGGTAGCCGTGAGGTGTTTGCTTGGGTCCGGGATCAAAAGATCAAATCAGACCTAAGATATGACAACTTTTG TAACAATATGGGGAAGGTTGCGAGTAAAATTGAAGCGATTGCAGAACAAGTGAGTCAAATTTTCTATAAAAATCCGAATGTGGAATTTGTGAGAAGAAGTGAAGAGAAAGATTGGGGTTTTAGGCTATACAGATACAATCATGACCAAGATGATACAAAGGAGCACAACCACAGTAGTTCACGGAATGAGATCGACTGTGTCGACGACCGTGAGTGTGATGATCATGGTTTATGCATCCACCTTCCGCTTGAGCACTTTCAGTTCTACATTCAATCGGAGCGAGGTCCATTGACGTTTGATGCAGGGCCTGAGATGCTTGTCGTTACAATTGGAAAGCAGCTAGAG GGATTTAAATGTGTTTCAGGGGAAATGATATGTGTGCCTGACACAGGCAGAAGCCAAGCCTCTTTCTCCTTGCAACTCAAAGTTCCATTCTCATCGAATTTCCGAAAAAGTTCCAAGACAATTTCCATTGTTGATCAAGTTTTCATTGCAGTATTCCTCTGCTTACTATACAAAGTTGTTGTGTTCTTGTACACTTTTACAACTACATAG
- the LOC101300552 gene encoding uncharacterized protein LOC101300552, with amino-acid sequence MGKYKFRLSDMIPNAWFYKLKDMSKTRKNQSSNSHPKKRNQPPPSTFASSAKPTSPAKPKQVTHHNHHCHHSRKSYYFTRELNNSTGENRPLCNTPVNPKVSTTNLTHEPPRKSSIQKQRKSSNSKLAMSTSSSVSAGCRASIESVWTKSDSLPEEQLWSTSSSLDSSELEFHHTDSLEFRCDRILATETFDGMNSMTSSNEKDIIIDVDNSSEKKKLDSFSDLELPRIITKPESFNEMVCEVKKKKKENKEQQPIKSRKSSHGSENNKEHRTSSVRRVTSSTSPGVKLRTNSPRIANRKINQAQVGRRSLSSNSSSKRRSLSESFAIVKSSFDPQRDFRESMIEMIMENNIKASKDLEDLLACYLSLNANEYHELIIKVFKQIWFDLTDIQSK; translated from the coding sequence ATGGGTAAGTACAAGTTTAGATTATCCGATATGATACCCAATGCCTGGTTTTACAAGCTCAAAGACATGAGCAAAACCAGAAAGAACCAGAGCAGCAATTCTCATCCCAAGAAGAGAAACCAACCACCACCATCCACATTTGCTTCTTCAGCAAAACCAACAAGCCCAGCAAAGCCAAAGCAGGTCACCCATCACAACCACCATTGTCATCACTCAAGAAAGTCGTACTACTTCACAAGGGAGCTGAATAACTCCACAGGTGAGAACAGACCACTGTGCAACACCCCTGTAAACCCCAAAGTCTCCACCACCAATTTGACTCATGAGCCACCAAGAAAATCTTCTATACAAAAACAGAGGAAGAGTTCTAATTCCAAGCTTGCCATGTCGACTAGCTCCTCTGTTTCTGCAGGGTGTCGGGCCTCCATCGAATCCGTCTGGACCAAATCGGATTCTCTACCGGAGGAACAGCTCTGGTCTACTTCTTCGTCTCTCGACAGCTCCGAGCTTGAGTTTCATCACACCGACTCTCTTGAATTCAGATGTGACCGTATTCTTGCTACAGAGACATTTGATGGTATGAATTCTATGACGAGTTCTAATGAGAAAGACATCATCATCGACGTGGACAACTCCTCTGAGAAGAAGAAACTTGATTCGTTCTCTGATCTTGAGCTTCCTCGGATTATAACCAAGCCGGAAAGCTTCAATGAAATGGTGTGTGAGGTCAAGAAGAAGAAGAAAGAGAACAAGGAGCAGCAGCCAATCAAATCCAGGAAAAGCTCACATGGATCAGAGAACAACAAAGAGCATCGTACGAGTTCTGTTAGAAGAGTTACTTCGAGCACTTCACCGGGAGTTAAGCTTCGGACTAATTCTCCGAGAATTGCAAACCGGAAAATAAACCAGGCCCAAGTCGGACGCCGGAGTCTGTCGTCGAATTCGAGCTCAAAGAGGAGGAGTCTCTCGGAAAGCTTTGCAATTGTCAAGTCCTCATTTGATCCTCAAAGGGATTTCAGGGAATCAATGATAGAGATGATCATGGAGAACAACATCAAGGCATCGAAGGACTTGGAAGATCTTCTTGCATGTTATCTTTCTCTGAATGCAAATGAATACCATGAGCTCATCATCAAGGTCTTCAAGCAAATCTGGTTTGATCTCACTGACATCCAGTCAAAGTAA